A genomic segment from Capra hircus breed San Clemente chromosome 15, ASM170441v1, whole genome shotgun sequence encodes:
- the LOC102187205 gene encoding olfactory receptor 481-like, whose translation MEIGNHTMVTEFVILGLTEHPTLCSIFFVVFLGIYVATILGNISIITLIHRSPELHTRMYLFLSHLAFVDIGYSSSVTPIMIVSFLEVRTTIPVAGCIAQLGSDVIFGTAECFLLAAMAYDRYVAICSPLLYSTHMSPTVCVILLIASYLGGCVNASSFIGCLLSLTFCGPNKINHFFCDLPPLVKLSCTHVYVAEISPAISAGSIIVITLFTIIVSYLYILHSILKMHSTEGRSKAFSTCTSHLTAVTLFYGTVTFVYVIPKSSYSPDHIKVVSVFYTVVIPMLNPLIYSLRNKEVKEAMRKLMTRIHQSF comes from the coding sequence ATGGAGATTGGAAACCACACAATGGTGACAGAATTCGTTATTTTGGGGCTAACAGAGCATCCTACACTTTGCTCCATCTTCTTTGTGGTTTTTCTAGGAATCTATGTTGCTACCATATTGGGCAATATCAGCATCATCACATTAATTCACAGAAGCCCTGAGCTTCACACCCGAATGTATCTATTCCTCAGCCATCTGGCTTTTGTGGACATTGGTTACTCCTCATCAGTCACACCTATTATGATTGTGAGTTTCCTAGAAGTAAGAACTACCATCCCTGTTGCTGGCTGTATAGCCCAGCTTGGCTCTGATGTTATCTTTGGAACAGCTGAGTGCTTCCTTTTGGCTGCCATGGCCTATGATCGCTACGTGGCCATCTGTTCACCACTTCTATACTCTACACACATGTCTCCCACAGTCTGCGTCATCTTACTGATTGCTTCCTACCTGGGAGGATGTGTGAATGCGTCATCATTTATCGGATGTTTACTGAGCCTGACTTTCTGTGGACCAAATAAAATCAACCATTTCTTCTGTGACCTGCCACCACTAGTGAAGCTCTCTTGTACTCATGTTTATGTTGCTGAAATATCTCCTGCCATCTCAGCTGGGTCAATAATTGTAATCACACTGTTTACCATAATTGTTTCATATCTATACATCCTCCACTCAATTCTGAAGATGCACTCTACAGAGGGAAGGTCCAAGGCCTTCTCTACTTGCACTTCCCACCTCACTGCAGTCACTTTGTTTTATGGGACAGTCACATTTGTTTATGTCATACCGAAGTCAAGCTACTCACCTGACCATATCAAAGTGGTATCTGTCTTCTACACAGTGGTGATCCCCATGTTGAACCCTCTGATCTACAGTCTGAGGAACAAAGAAGTGAAAGAGGCCATGAGAAAGCTGATGACTAGAATACATCAGTCATTTTGA